CGACAAATACGACATCTCAGAGATTAAAATGGATCCACCCCGACTCCAGCAGGTGCTCTCCAACTTGATGAATAAAGTGATGGAGTCGgcccaaggacaagaaaAGCGTACCATCACGTTGACAATGAGCGCGTCCAAAGACATcagcgacgtcgccgaccagggTGTCTTCTACTTTGAGAGGTTCAGTAAAGAGAGAACAGGGGGCATACACATCAGCAAGGACGACTGGGGTACTGGAGAGGCGATCAATATCCATTGCTTGCTGCAGGATAGCGGACCGGGTCCTACGGAGGACCAGTTGCGAGCGCTTTTTGATACCTCACAGCCCAGGAACCGACGGTCGCACGGACTTCAGAGCGGCTCAAGTATCGGCCTCTTCATCGCCAAGATTCTGACGGAGATGCAGGGCGGTCAAATCGGCGTTTCGAGGACGgagacgggcagcagcaaTCTCTGCTTCTACATCCAGGGCCGCAAGAGCACGCGGCCACAGGGGAACAGGGAGCATGCcacagctgccgccgagACCGGGCGCAGTACTGAGGCTTCGACCATCGCTCCCGCTCCAGGCCCGGAGGGAGAGGCACCCGCGAACCCCGCGCTTGACATTCTGATCGTTGAAGACAATGTCATCAGCCAGCGGGTTCTTCAAAAGCAGCTGCGCAACACCGGCCACAGGGCCCGCGTGGCCAACCACGGCCgtgaggccctcgacgcgctgcagAAGTCGCGATATTGGGTTGGTCACGAGGATTGTGGTCTTGATGTTTCTGTCATCCTTATGGATCTCGAGATGCCGGTTATGGATGGAATCACCTGCACCAAGAGGATCCGAGAGTATGAGAGGGACGGCACCATTACAAAACACATCCCCATCATCGGCATATCGGCCTACGCGCGGTCGGAGCAGATCAAAAACGCCAAGGCAGCGGGCATTGTAAGCATTCCCGGCCCACGAAACAGTGCGCATAAGCGGCACCTACTGACGACTCTAGGATGATGTCCTGCCGAAACCGTTTCGCATACAGGAGTTGATGCCGAAGATGGACATGCTCATGGGTCGGCGCAGAAAGTTTTCATTCAGTCCCAAAGTCTGAAGCAAGCTGCAGCATTGGCGCTGGCAACCACTCGAGCTGTCCGCAAAAGGCTACAACACGTTGTGTGTCATCAAATTGGGTCAGCTAATAAGCCAGCCCGACGGTATCATTATTTAGTCTAGTCTGAACGCGCAGCACAGACCCTAGGCCAAGCTCAGATGGCATCAGGTCTCAGGGAAGCGCAGACAACTACGCGGCGCAAGGAACTCTGCCCAGAGCTGAATGGCCTTTCAGCTATGCCGCTCAAGGTCCATCTTGCCTGGCCATGTCCCGCCTCCACTGCGCCCGTACCTGGTCCAACAGCCCAGGGGTCGCACAGACCTCAATAGCCGTcccggccatggccttggcgacCCTCATGGCCCTGTCGAAGGCTCCTCTGGTGCTCGAAGCCTTCTCAAAGTCCGGGCTATGCGGCTGTCCACCATCGACGCCCGGAGGAATGGCAAAGCTGACGTTCATGCTCGGCAGAGCATAGCTCAAATTGCCCTGGTCCGTACTGGCCTTGACCCAGGTGAACTGTCCCGGCAGCGGTAAAGGCGGCTCCGGCACGTCGGGCAATGCTTGCCAGTACTTGGCAAAAGCTCCTGCGAGCACGCTGTTGGGAACGTGGTCCAGGTAGCCCGGCACCACGTCGATGTCGACCTTGGCCccggtggcctcggcgccggccctgAAGCACGCCTCGACCTTGGCTTGCAGCTCGCGCAGTCTGGAAGCACTGGTGGCGCGCAGGACGGCCACGCCACCGGCACGCTCGTGGATGACATTGGGCTTGTTCCCGCCGTCTGTGATTTGCAAGCCTATGATGTCGTCTGGCCGCGTCTGCTGGCGCAGCATCGAGACGGCGTTGTACGCGACCACCATGGCGTCGAGTGCGTTGATGCCACGCCATGGGTTGCGAGCCGCATGGGCTGCGCGGCCGTGGTACACGACGTTGAGGTGGGTGAAGGCGGTTGTGCGAACCATGGGGCTGTTGTTGAGGATCCCGGGGTGAGAGATGATGGATACGTCCACGTCCCTGTAGGCACCGGCATTGAGACATTTGATCTTGCCTCCGCCACCTtcctcggccggcgtgccgacgatggtgacCTTTCCGCCgagacggtgccgtcgcagCATCTCGGCCGAAGCGAGACCTGCGGCGACTGAAGCCACGGCGATGAGATTGTGACCACAGGCGTGACCGAGTCCAGGGAGCGCATCTAGATAGCATTGGCCTGTAAGCATGTGCATAGAGCAATGTACAGAGCAATTAAATGCGAACAAAACACACCCATTTCTGCATTGTATGACACGACCGGTCCGGGTCTGCCGCTGTCATACACGGCCAGCCATGCCGTTTCCATACCAAACGCCGATCGCGTAACACTCCAGCCTGCGTGTGAGTCCATGAAGCTGGTCAAGGCATCGTGGGCCTTGTACTCCTCGTAGCCCAGCTCCGGGTTGTAGTGGATGAATGTATTCAAGGGCCATAGTGAAGGCTCCAGACCGTGGATGAACTTGTCAATGTCCGACAGGTACTCGGGAGCGCTTTGGCGACCCGCAGCCTGCTCGGCTCCCGGTCTGGGGACGAGAATGAagccgtcgtcttcctccatCATCGAGGGCCTGGGAGACTGCGATGGGGGGGATATATTTCGTACGCCCCCTCACGATGATTCTAGGGGGGAAGGCGTGCCCTGAAAGAGAATCGTTTTAGGGCTGAGTCAGCTGTCGACCGCTAAAATCGGGCCCTGGAGACGGCTTCTAAAGCCCCTGAACCTGTCTCTCTTTCCCCCCCTGAATGAATCCATCGAGCCAACACCAGACCTCAAATCATGGCCGTCGACAAACACCACGTGGCGACCACGCTGAACTATTGGGACGACCCCGGTGATGGCTCCAAACCCACGCCCATTTTCATCGGCAAGGGCAGAATCAGCAACAAGCGGCCTCACAAGGCTCACGACTTCGTCGTCTCGGACgtgagcggcgacgaggatcgCTACacgctcgacggccaggggTTTCAGTACTGCCATCACAAAAGCCGCGAGGAGCTGTTCACGGATGAGGGGCAGATACGGGCCATCTACTACCCCGAGTGCGAGCAGCTCATCAAGGTCATGACGGGGGCACGTCGCGTTCACATCTTCAATCACAAAGTGCGTCGGGGGCCAACGCAATGGCACCACCTCGGTCTGCACAACCTGGCCAACCGCGGACCAGTCACCAGGACGCACGTCGACCAGTCGTACGAGGGTGCCGAGCGACGGCTGCGTTGGGAGCTTCCCGATGAAGCAGAGGATGTGATGAAGAAGCGGTACCAAATCATCAACGTGTGGCGGCCGATCCGACCCATCCTCAAGGACCCCAttgccgtggccgactcGAGCTCCGTGCCCGACGCGGACCTGGTGGGCGCTGAGATGACAGAAGACGGCTTCGTGGGCGAGTCGTGGGTCGTCCGCCACAATGCAGGGCATCGGTGGCACTACAAGCACGGCATGACGCCCGAGGACGTGCTTCTTATCAAGTGTTTCGACTCGGACGAGACCGTGGCCCGCCGGGCGCTGCACTCGGCGTTTGAGGACACCGCATACAGAGACTGCGAGTCTCGACAGAGCATCGAGGTGCGATGTCTGGTCTGCTACTAACAAACTACTAAAAACGAACGTGGTAGGTagcccggccagccgccaAGGGGAACCGTGTCCGTACGGGAGGGGCGCGGGCACCACAACTGAACTCTACCGGATACGGGGACGCTAACGGGGATCCATCGGCATACACTGCCACTCCGAGCCCTGTCCAGATTGGGGATGTACATGTACGTGCGGGTGGGCAATATCGATTTGACAAAGAAAACGCTAGCAAGCATCCAGTACCAGTGCATGCgtggtgttgttgatgaCTTGATGAGACgaaggaagagggggggaagCTCGATCAAGTGGGGGTTTGCTGCAGTGCCTGTGCTTGCATGCAAGCCCCTCATCACCGTTCAGCTTGGCGCGCGTTAGGGAGTACGAGCGATCCTACGCTGGTGTTTATATATTGCTCAACATTCGTAATCCGTGGAACCCGAGTCCTGGTCCATCTCTTCGTTGAGCCTTCTACCGGCAGCCCCCAGATCTTCAGTCTTGGCCGTAATACCCAGCACGCGTTGAACAACACACTTGTTGATTCCCAGCAaaacatcaccatcatccatcatggCCCCCGTCCTCGACCCTCCGCAGACCATCGACTGGATGGGCAAGAAGGTGCCTGTCTGGTCCATGCAGACCATCAACTATGGCCTGCTGCTTTCCCAGGATCCCTCTGAGATCGACAAGGTGGTCAATGCCTGTCTGGAGGAGGGGTACTTTTACCTCGACCTCcagggcatcgacggccgccgcatGTTGGCCGACCAGCAGGAGACGCTCAAGCTGATGAAGCGCTTCTTCGACGCACCGCTGGAGGCCAAGAATGAGTTTGGCCTGATTTCCTCCCATCTCGGGTGCGTTGCCCACTTTGATCGCGAACCTTTATAAGACTGCCCTTTTTGACACCCCTCCTCTTATATAGCTACGAGCCGGTGGGCAGCCGCACCGGCGTCGCAGCCGGCACCAAGGACGGATACGAGATGCTCAAGGTCTCGCGGGACGAGATCCAGCGCGACAGCCCCAAGATCCCGACCACGGTCAAGAACAGCGGCGACCTGCAGATCCTCGAGAATGCCATTGGCAGCTGCAACACCGTCACCAAGGTGATCCTGTCGGCCCTGTCCACGGGCCTGCACCTgacgggcgccggccgctTCGAGAACTCGCACCGCAACGagcgcccgtcgacgacgactgttTGTCTCtcctttcctttcccttTCCCTTTTCCCTTTCTCCCCCCCTCGCGTGACACCTTCCTTGCCGGCCAGGGGCTAACACATTGGCCTCACCTCCTCGCCACAACCACTACAACAGCTGTCCATGATGCACTACCTCCCCTcggagctggcgggcgagaaCCGCATCGGCCACCAGAAGCACACCGACATCAGCACGCTTACCCTCCTCTTCAGCGAGCAGTGGGGCCTCCAGATCCGCCCCCCGGGCAcctgcggcgcgcgcgagatgGGGTTCGTCGCGCCCAAGCCCGGCTGCGCCTTCGTGCACGTGGGCGACTCGCTGCGCTTCGCCAGCGGCATGAAGTTCCAGAGCTGCATCCACCGCGTCGTCCCCTTTGACCCGACCGAGCACCGCTACTCCATCGCCTACTTCctccgcgccgaggacgacaccATGTTCATCGACTCCGAGGGCcgcgccatcaccgccggcCAGTGGCACGACCAGAAGTTCAAGGCCTTTACCGACCCGGAGCTCTGGCAGGCCATGGCCCCCAAGTCCATGATCTTGGGCGGCATGaaggaggatggcgaggacaAGCCCATtgacctgcctgcccccgcCAAggttccggcggcggcggtgccgacCAAGGCATGATGAAAAACAAAGAGACCGGCGTCGCTCTCTACGTATCGTAGCTCATGAATCAAGGAAATACAGTCACTGTCCTCGTGTGCAAAAATTGAAgtgttggtggcggcggctccgcAATCAGCTAGCTGCAAAGGGACGATGCATGGCTTACACTCGGCGTCGATATGTACCAAGAAACGTAGGCTACCCTGCAGTAGGGGAAGTTGCAGCATTGTTATGGGCAGTGTCTCGAACGACTCAATGACTCTTGCGCGGCTGCTCTTGAACGATCATGATAATGTCACTTCTTACGGAGACCTTCTGGCTATTTTAGTTCAACCCAATCGTTGCATTGGTTCTTGGCCCGCAGGCGGACGCGCCCATTTCAGTGTTTGCAAATAGAACGACAACTCGATGAGATCACCTCTGTTCAACAACGCATCATGCACGGCAAGGAGTAAAACCATTTCCCTGGGGTCAAATATGTTCATAGGGGGTGATGCGCAAACAAGCGATGCATGCTGCTCATCAAAAGCCCCCGACCCATGTATCACTACATGTAGCTAGATCCCCCCTCTCTCACTGCTTATAAATCGTCGTAGCGTTGGCAAGGAACGTGTCAaacgcgccgtcgccagtGACTGGCGTAATGGCGTTGGGGATGACCTTGCCATTATCGTCGAGACCGCTGAccgtcttggccttggtcttgttgACCCATTCCTGAGCCGTGTTGAACTCCTTGGTCGCCTTGGTCTTGTCACCGTCATCGAGAGCATCGAGCATGGCCACCAGG
Above is a genomic segment from Purpureocillium takamizusanense chromosome 2, complete sequence containing:
- a CDS encoding uncharacterized protein (EggNog:ENOG503NVPC~COG:T); translation: MRRSTTPAKNGLEADQHQPVAEGAFSRLAEHAPWGMFMAGADGHITYCNKMWRQISRRQADNIDDTATGWMNNIRDGDRQTLEAAWRRLVTNGEALSVDFQFRHDDEGANLSGDSWFRLTASFEKQAEGVPPCILGYLTDITSQKCAENTQAERQARATDLRFQQSSFIDIISHEMRNPLSVVLQCAEQVVNSFSSLETQRDDDRTNEQLRSCLEAATTINLCASHQKRVLDDIIILAKLNANLLSITPVDEHPIKVVEQTLRMLEPDLTSLGIEVKFKLDESFDKYDISEIKMDPPRLQQVLSNLMNKVMESAQGQEKRTITLTMSASKDISDVADQGVFYFERFSKERTGGIHISKDDWGTGEAINIHCLLQDSGPGPTEDQLRALFDTSQPRNRRSHGLQSGSSIGLFIAKILTEMQGGQIGVSRTETGSSNLCFYIQGRKSTRPQGNREHATAAAETGRSTEASTIAPAPGPEGEAPANPALDILIVEDNVISQRVLQKQLRNTGHRARVANHGREALDALQKSRYWVGHEDCGLDVSVILMDLEMPVMDGITCTKRIREYERDGTITKHIPIIGISAYARSEQIKNAKAAGIDDVLPKPFRIQELMPKMDMLMGRRRKFSFSPKV
- a CDS encoding uncharacterized protein (COG:E~EggNog:ENOG503NUFT~MEROPS:MER0014418) encodes the protein MMEEDDGFILVPRPGAEQAAGRQSAPEYLSDIDKFIHGLEPSLWPLNTFIHYNPELGYEEYKAHDALTSFMDSHAGWSVTRSAFGMETAWLAVYDSGRPGPVVSYNAEMDALPGLGHACGHNLIAVASVAAGLASAEMLRRHRLGGKVTIVGTPAEEGGGGKIKCLNAGAYRDVDVSIISHPGILNNSPMVRTTAFTHLNVVYHGRAAHAARNPWRGINALDAMVVAYNAVSMLRQQTRPDDIIGLQITDGGNKPNVIHERAGGVAVLRATSASRLRELQAKVEACFRAGAEATGAKVDIDVVPGYLDHVPNSVLAGAFAKYWQALPDVPEPPLPLPGQFTWVKASTDQGNLSYALPSMNVSFAIPPGVDGGQPHSPDFEKASSTRGAFDRAMRVAKAMAGTAIEVCATPGLLDQVRAQWRRDMARQDGP
- a CDS encoding uncharacterized protein (EggNog:ENOG503P04B) gives rise to the protein MAVDKHHVATTLNYWDDPGDGSKPTPIFIGKGRISNKRPHKAHDFVVSDVSGDEDRYTLDGQGFQYCHHKSREELFTDEGQIRAIYYPECEQLIKVMTGARRVHIFNHKVRRGPTQWHHLGLHNLANRGPVTRTHVDQSYEGAERRLRWELPDEAEDVMKKRYQIINVWRPIRPILKDPIAVADSSSVPDADLVGAEMTEDGFVGESWVVRHNAGHRWHYKHGMTPEDVLLIKCFDSDETVARRALHSAFEDTAYRDCESRQSIEVRCLVCY
- a CDS encoding uncharacterized protein (EggNog:ENOG503NYC5~COG:Q) translates to MAPVLDPPQTIDWMGKKVPVWSMQTINYGLLLSQDPSEIDKVVNACLEEGYFYLDLQGIDGRRMLADQQETLKLMKRFFDAPLEAKNEFGLISSHLGYEPVGSRTGVAAGTKDGYEMLKVSRDEIQRDSPKIPTTVKNSGDLQILENAIGSCNTVTKVILSALSTGLHLTGAGRFENSHRNERPSTTTLSMMHYLPSELAGENRIGHQKHTDISTLTLLFSEQWGLQIRPPGTCGAREMGFVAPKPGCAFVHVGDSLRFASGMKFQSCIHRVVPFDPTEHRYSIAYFLRAEDDTMFIDSEGRAITAGQWHDQKFKAFTDPELWQAMAPKSMILGGMKEDGEDKPIDLPAPAKVPAAAVPTKA